From the Psilocybe cubensis strain MGC-MH-2018 chromosome 6, whole genome shotgun sequence genome, the window TCAGCAGGTAACATAACGAGCGTAAAGATGGCCCACGACTGGATTTTACCGATTAGAGAATTCGCATCTCCCGACGACCCTATGGATTTATACCATATACCCTCTCGGTCTACATTTTATTTCCCAATGCATGTAAGTAAACATCCACTTCCAATTCCATCTGTAACACTGTGCCTGAGATAAAGCTTATTGTGCTCTAGGAAAATGTCCAGCATCTTTCTGACCTGAGTACTATGAATTACGCGATAACATCTCGACATTTATTCCTATTGTTTTCCTTGAGGGATGAAACACTCGTCGACGTGTATACACTCCCAAAGCGGCTGGATAATACACCCTCTATGTTACTACACCCACGGCGCCTTACTCGGTCGCATTCAGGTGTATACCCCCACGCCATCTCGAAAATCCAATTTCTCGATAGGCCTCGCCTCTCCAATGTTGCGTTGAAAGGTGATGATATACGAGTGTCTTTTCTGGCATTGGTGTACGCCAACCACTCGCGCACAAGTTGGACCTCGAAGATCGCGCTTCATGTTATCGAGGCACATTTAAATCGAACGGGCTTGTTATCCTTCATTACGCAGTCAGGGCGTACTTTGAACGTGGGCATGACGAATACGATGCTTGCTCTCAGTACACGTTCTGGGAGATGCCTGGCGGTGACGCATTCTATGCCTGGCTCTGTTTTATTGGCACACACTATCACATTGGAAGACAGTGGCTGCACTATGAACGTCAAGGCCATCAGCCTTCCGAAGGGATTCCAAAGTCGGGATGTGTTGGCATTCGATGGATTCCGAGGTCGGCTCTGTTTAATTAATGGTTGGACTAAAATCGATATATTAGACTGTGCTTAATGAATGCATAGATTTACTATTACGGTAATATATCAAACAATCACAGACGAGAAGAAACATTGGTATCTTTTGTTACATCCTCTTCATTGTCTATAGATGGCTTTTCAAGAGAATCGTCAGAAGATTGCAAATGTGTTGTTGGAGAAGATGCCATCCCCAGATCCAACTGCACTTCGAGCACGACAGCTTTTAAGTCATCTTCCGTATGACCCTCTAAGAATTTTAAGactccttcttctccacccaATCTATTCCTCACTTCGTCCATGATCTTCTTTACGCCTATCCAATGACCGCCCAGTCCTGTCCAATTGCGTACATGGGTTCCAGAAAACAAGTCGTTTAATCGCGTCTTAGCTGCCCGTAATTTAGCGAGATCTTCAtactctttcttcttgttaAAGAATCGCAAAGCGTCTTCCCGAATTCGATCGAATCTTTCCTGGCGAGGTAATTGATTGTATGGATGCGAGCTAGGCTTTGTTGCCTTCACCCATTCAACGAATTCTGCGTACATTTTTCGTTCTGGTTTGACCTTTGTAAACCCAGGTCCTGTGCTTGTGAACTTGCTCGAGTCGAAGTACTTCATAGAGGCTGCCCAGTCGAAAGCTTCTTGTTTCGTCTGAAAACCTTCATAAAAAGGCTCTAACGGGAGTTCGTAAAATTTGGTGATAGCGTGGAACGAATCACTGAGTTCGAAAGGAGGGTTTGGAGGATTAGGAATCTAGGCGTTTATAAGAATTTGGGATAGCTGAAAGGTAAGTTGGTGTCAACATATTCgacaactcaccttcatGCCCTTTTCTCCCCAGAGCAATCCGTTATTCCTCGAAATAACGCCCAAAATCATTCCAAGGTCTCCATATGAATGAAAGAATAGGATCCGGTCCCATTCTGCTTTATCCAAACACACATGTACGTCAACCTGAGTTACGAAGCGACGCATTATGATTATTGCCGCTGTCGTTTGATGATTGGGGTACACACACCTGATAATAAATTTCCCCGTTATTTGCAAGCTCTCTCTTTTGCGCCTCGTCAGCTGCATACCCCAGAGGATCCCATTCACCACGTTGTATGGGAACCGCGTAATTAGATGTGCGGTTACCGTCCATTGGGACGACGTAATCTGCATGCAAAGTTCTCTTCACGACATCGTGAGGGACATATGTGCCATACTGCGACTTGGGTTCACAGACAAGAAGGTCTAAATCCCCGTGgtctttcttttctggtGCTTCGATGGGTACGGCTACGAGCCCATATAATTCTTGAAGTCTGGGGACGAGACGTGTTTTAAGAGCACGGTAGACGGGAGGTGAAATGCGAGGAAAGGATGTGGCTGCTAATATGGCATTGAAAGCACTTCCACCCATTTTCTGATTTGATTGGGTTCTTTTTGGGAGAGAAAGACTGTGCGTATTAAATCTTTGGCGAAGAATCAGTTGGAGAAACGTAGCCTTTAAGAATCGACAGCTTTTGTACTTGAGACATGTACATGACTTGGACCCTGAGCGCTTTGAATGCAATTCGAGTCATAGTTTGACGTCGTGAACTTGTAAAGTCACAAACCAGTACGTTTTGGAAATGACATGTCCCCTAAGTCCAGCTTTGGTGAACGTTCACACGCTAAGAGCTGTGTCATGTAAGGCAGCAAGGCTTGAAGCGCGCTGAGCTTTGTTGTAACGACAACAATCATTACCATGTCAAAATATGCTCCCCATGGCGGCCGTTCTTCCAACCAACCAAGAGCGACTGCAAATACCGTCTGTCAAAAGTGTTTGGGCCGAGGTAGGTTTACATGGCGCACTAAGAGGTGGTGGGAAGACAGCTGATGTTTGTTGTATTCAGGACATTACATCTACGAATGCAAGGGCAACCGGCCGTATGTCTCTCGGCCGTCTCGTACACAGCAACTCGAAAACCCCCGTTTGCTGGCCAAACTGAAGGCGGATGGGCAACCGTCCGTTGAAGTTCCTGAAGAATTTAAGAAACCGTTCGTTCTTTCTGAAGATCgcatatatatattaactaATGAACATGTTATTATTCTTAGCGCTGGCACAGCAAACAAGATTTTGGAGgccaaagaaaaggagagatTGAAGGAGGATagcaaagaaaagggaaaagaaaaagcagCGGCGAGTCCATCGcgaaaaaagagaaggagacgGTACGCTGGTCTTATTCTTTCTATCCAGCTGTTGTGTATTAATTAATGCACCGCAGCTCACGCTCTTCTTCGAGCTCAGGGTCCTcggattctgattctgactCCGAAAGCAGCTCATCAAGTAGCTCGACCAGTTCGTCATCTTCTGGTTCCGATTCTGAGTCATCTTCAGGatcagaatcagagtcaTCCAGGTCGAGAGAAAGGGATCGAAAGCGCCGTGTCCCTCGCCGTCGAAGCAACTCAGTTTCCGACGACTCCCGCGGTCGAAAGCCTTGATTGGTTGCAACAATCATTATCTGCCTTCCAACACCTACATTGCACCTGTATTTTTCGAATTATCTTGAATTCCCATTCTCGTGTGTGTATGTGGAAATTGTCCTCTGTTTTTAAATTACATCGATGGCATGCGAAGGCAAATAGTGGAGGTATATTGATTATAGTATGGATACCATTATGAGCATACTGATTTGGTCACTTTGCTGTTCATAATCAGAGCGACAATGAGCCTGGAAATTCGGCATTTAGATTGATACCTACATAAAAAAAATGAGTTGCTTGCTTACCCGTATAGACCCAAAACCTCGGCAAAAATTAGGATGAGTACCATCGTCACAAAGACTTTGGATTCATGAACATATGCGCGAACGCACTAAATCGGTGATTAGCAGGGTGCATATTCGAAGTGCTAGCCTTGGCTTACTGAGTCCCCAACGAAGCCAATGGCATATCCTGCTGCCAGACCAGTGAAACCGCAGGCAACGCCAGCCCCGAGGTGGGTAAACCCGGCGAACAGAGAGTACTCTGTGTGCTTTACTATAATTTACACGTTTGAAAACAAGGAGTGAAAACATAGAACCAAGGAACGTACATGACCCAGCAATAAGAACGGAAACCACAAGTCCATATACAGCAATAATTCCCGACATGACGACGGGAATGAGGGACTGGTTAAAGGTGCCTTGAACTCCCGAATTGAAAATGACGCCATGAGGAAAAACGAACCTTCATGATGAGTTCAGGTTTGAACGTTCCAAGTCCTGCAATGCCAATGCCTGACTTTGAAGTCCCAAGTGCAGCTCCAATGGCTGTTAAATATTACGAGTTAGATTATTGTTGTTTGAGGGCACTGGATAGTGGTAATGCTGAACGCACTGCTGAAGACCATCTATGTGTCGTAGATTATATAAGTGAATTGGCCACGTATAAGCGTATGCAGTACATACGGCTGATGCTACACCCGCAAACCCAAAGAAAGGAGCAAATGGTGGACAGAGAGACATAGCGAATGAGAATAGAGCTCGTCGTTCCAAAAGTTGAGCATCGTAAGTTGCCCGCGACTTCGGATACGTCACGTGAAGCACAGTCGAACCCCTTTTTTGGCGACAAATATCCGACAAACTAAGATGTGCTCAGCAACGTTCAAGAGACTCCCATAACACGCGGCTTGCAACAAGCTTTGATACAAAAACGGCCTTTGCGCAGTGTCTGGTAACATTCTGTAGCTCGGGACTCTTTATACTTCTCAAAAATGGTCGTGCAACTTCTGGTAATGTCGGCGATCTTGGGCGCCTCAACCTTTGCTGTAGGGATGCTTCCACTGTCGTACGCGTTTTCAAGTTCGTCGTATCTCTCGGTTTCTGGGATCGCTCTCATGTTTTGGTAGAGGGGCATCTGGAACGACTCGCTGCTCTGGGAACGGGTCTACTTCTTGGGGCGGCGTTGGGCGTCATCATACCAGAGTGAGTCTACGAACGCTTGTTCTCGTGAACATTCAATTTACATGACAAACATTGTCACAAAGAGGAATAGAAACGGTTGTTGAAGCCAACCCTGGAGACGTGCCCACCGAACGCATATCTCTGTCATTGATTATTGGCTTTATTCTTATGCTCATCATCGAGCAATTGATATCACCAAATGCCCATACACTGGATGACATGCCTATGTCTCTGCAGTCAAAATCGAATGGGTCCAACCTAGCGACTGCAGCTTCTGTTGAATTTGATGCAGAATTGGGTGACCTTGATCCAGTAAATGGGCGTCATAATTCTGGAGGCGATGCAGtagtaggaggaggggggcGAGAACGCGCGTTTAC encodes:
- a CDS encoding v-type proton ATPase 16 kDa proteolipid subunit 2, translating into MSLCPPFAPFFGFAGVASAMVFSTIGAALGTSKSGIGIAGLGTFKPELIMKSLIPVVMSGIIAVYGLVVSVLIAGSLKHTEYSLFAGFTHLGAGVACGFTGLAAGYAIGFVGDSCVRAYVHESKVFVTMVLILIFAEVLGLYGLIVALIMNSKVTKSVCS
- a CDS encoding Zinc finger CCHC domain-containing protein 10; amino-acid sequence: MSKYAPHGGRSSNQPRATANTVCQKCLGRGHYIYECKGNRPYVSRPSRTQQLENPRLLAKLKADGQPSVEVPEEFKKPAGTANKILEAKEKERLKEDSKEKGKEKAAASPSRKKRRRRSRSSSSSGSSDSDSDSESSSSSSSTSSSSSGSDSESSSGSESESSRSRERDRKRRVPRRRSNSVSDDSRGRKP